Proteins from a genomic interval of Phocoena phocoena chromosome 20, mPhoPho1.1, whole genome shotgun sequence:
- the LOC136140883 gene encoding zinc finger protein 419-like: protein MFTCGEIEKAFLGSLGFPQHQPSHDGQHPGRSRESREVSRPGQGHYECSECGKAFSKKYKFMEHLRVHTGEKPYGCSECGKFFRLRGGLSHHRRVHTGEKPFDCGKCGKVFIYKCKLVQHQRVHTGERPYECNECGKAYARKDSLVQHQKVHTGEKPHKCSECGKLFLYRNKLLVHQRIHTGEKPFKCTECGKSFSYKTSLIIHQRTHTGERPHMHYECSECGKAFKRKIRLAEHKRIHTGERPYECNECGKAFKLKNTLVSHRNVHTRAKPFQCSECGKPYSNKTSLVVHQRIHTGVKPFQCNECGKPYSYRTSLIVHQRIHTGERPYECSSLYVAPSS, encoded by the exons ATGTTCACATGCGGAGAGATTGAGAAGGCTTTCTTAGGCAGCTTGGGCTTTCCCCAGCACCAGCCCTCTCACGATGGACAGCATCCAGGTAGAAGCAGGGAGAGCAGGGAGGTCTCTCGCCCTGGACAAGGGCATTACGAGTGCAgcgaatgtggaaaagccttcagtAAAAAGTATAAATTCATGGAGCACCTgagagttcacactggagaaaaacctTATGGGTGCAGTGAGTGCGGCAAATTCTTCAGACTCAGGGGAGGTCTTTCTCATCATCGTAGAGTTCACACAGGAGAAAAGCCTTTTGATTGTGGTAAATGTGGGAAAGTCTTCATCTACAAATGTAAACTTGTTCAGCACCAAAGAGTCCACACTGGAGAAAGACCCTATgagtgtaatgaatgtgggaaagcctatGCCCGCAAGGATTCACTTGTCCAGCACCAAAAggtccacactggagagaaacctcataaatgcagtgaatgtgggaagcTCTTCCTTTACAGAAATAAACTTCTTGTGCACCAGAGGATCCATACTGGAGAAAAGCCTTTTAAGTGTACCGAATGTGGGAAGTCCTTCAGTTATAAAACCAGTCTTATTATCCACCAGAGAACCCATACTGGAGAAAGGCCTCACAT GCattatgagtgcagtgaatgtgggaaagctttcaaGAGGAAAATCAGACTTGCTGAGCACAAGAGAATCCACACTGGAGAAAGACCCTATgagtgtaatgaatgtgggaaagccttcaagCTGAAGAATACACTTGTTAGCCACCGAAATGTCCACACTAGAGCAAAGCCTTTtcagtgcagtgaatgtgggaagcCCTACAGTAACAAAACAAGTCTTGTTGTCCACCAGAGAATCCACACTGGAGTAAAGCCTTTTCAGTGCAATGAATGTGGGAAGCCTTACAGTTACAGAACAAGTCTTATTGTCCACCAGAGaatccacactggagaaaggccttatgagtgtaGTTCTTTGTATGTAGCTCCAAGCtcataa